From a region of the Vanrija pseudolonga chromosome 2, complete sequence genome:
- the COA3 gene encoding Cytochrome c oxidase assembly factor 3, mitochondrial codes for MPTPYKAPTSAQADASYHPHGFDESASLRRARRPYIIRNVLTGGAIVAFIVGVYAYSISAVKQDDFSDVVDLLPPEAERAAIRSIEDEAREKALASEPAVAVAEIEAAAPTPAPSSVLSYLSPKRLSEVDWLKNRGWVEHGKDNLLVWGAPSVDKIGSMKDTKDASAKRQV; via the exons ATGCCAACACCGTACaaggcgccgacgagcgcgcaggCCGACGCATCGTACCACCCGCACGGCTTT GACGAGTCCGCgtcgctccgccgcgcgcgcaggccatACATCATCCGCAACGTGCTGACCGGCGGCGCGATCGTCGCATTCATCGTCGGCGTGTACGCGTACTCGATTTCCGCCGTCAAGCAGGACGACTTTTCCGACGTTGTTGACCTGCTCCCCCCtgaggcggagcgcgcggccatCCGCTCaatcgaggacgaggcgcgcgagaagGCGCTCGCGTCCGAGCCTGCCGTCGCTGTggccgagatcgaggccgccgcgcccacgccTGCCCCCTCCTCGGTCCTGTCGTACCTCTCGCCCAAGCGCCTCTCCGAGGTCGACTGGCTCAAGAACCGCGGCTGGGTCGAGCACGGCAAGGATAACCTCCTCGTCtggggcgcgccgagcgtcgaCAAGATCGGGTCCATGAAGGACACCAAGGACGCCTCGGCCAAGCGCCAGGTCTAG
- the SVP26 gene encoding Protein SVP26, whose product MFSLLHILSYVGGITAFVFVTLSLASGLLWLAELIEEHSRIAKVVGIRAIYAIMVLHVLLYITDGLPLLPTLFSIACHAVYRQHFSSRWPFISLTSPVFLLSCVLVVADHFLWFFHFAGVAQEAKKYRASKYRYSANTQPHKDAPTFLDVAVFFAICVWFIPLFLFLSLSANDNVIPSFDTSAPPSPARGAIDISSPGGAKPSRTVRSSSSLVKSVLTPIVNLIPHLGRKSRDAEGLIAPRAGSPLPPSANSTSYFPWGADASSASTSPSAFYPPASVPDFSLRGHTPPPPRRIPSEPPRSRSSISSEVDDASIIPPPKSTVGGPTGRRSPARSRTMPIEALSDGGSKSKAD is encoded by the exons ATGTTCTCCCTCCTGCACATTCTCTCCTATGTTGGAGGAATAACAGCCTTTGTCTTCGTGACGTTATCCCTAG CGAGTGGCCTCCTATGGCTCGCAGAGCTCATCGAGGAGCACTCGAGGATTGCCAAAGTCGTCGGCATCCGGGCCATCTAT GCCATCATGGTGCTGCATGTCCTGCTGTACATTACCGACGGCCTACCCCTCCTCCCTACGCTCTTCTCTATCGCATGCCACGCCGTTTATAGGCAGCACTTCTCATCACGGTGGCCCTTCATCTCCCTCACGTCACCCGTGTTCCTCCTCTCGTGCGTCCTCGTTGTCGCGGATCACTTCCTGTGGTTCTTCCACTTTGCCGGCGTCGCccaggaggccaagaagtACAGAGCATCAAAGTACCGCTACTCGGCCAACACTCAGCCCCACAAGGACGCCCCAACATTCTTGGACGTGGCGGTCTTCTTCGCCATCTGTGTGTGGTTCATCCCACTCTTTCTCTTCCTGAGCCTGAGCGCCAACGACAATGTCATTCCTTCATTTG ATACCTCGGCCCCTCCATCCCCAGCTCGTGGAGCCATCGACATCTCGTCTCCAGGCGGAGCCAAACCCTCGAGAACGGTTcgctcttcgtcgtcgcttgtCAAGTCTGTTCTTACCCCTATCGTGAACCTCATCCCTCACCTTGGGCGGAAGAGCAGGGATGCTGAGGGTCTTATCGCGCCACGGGCAGGCAGCCCTTTACCCCCAAGTGCCAACAGTACGAGTTACTTCCCTTGGGGAGCCGATGCTTCAAGCGCCTCAACGTCTCCATCAGCATTCTACCCTccggcgtcggtgccagACTTTAGCCTGCGTGGCCACACGCCACCTCCCCCAAGACGTATTCCGTCAGAGCCCCCCAGGTCTCGCTCGAGCATTTCGAGTGAGGTTGACGACGCGTCGATCATTCCCCCGCCCAAGTCGACGGTGGGTGGGCCGACTGGGCGGAGGTCGCCTGCGAGAAGCCGGACGATGCCCATTGAGGCATTGTCAGATGGTGGCTCCAAGAGCAAAGCGGATTAA
- the epoA gene encoding Putative epoxide hydrolase, giving the protein MAFNNPPFAPTIPVSPFVPHIPQSRIDDLKARLAAEAPRSTTYDNSTGPGHLGARRRYLDDAIAKWRDSFRWRDVEEEIAQFPGYMATVHHRNHTYRVHYLALWSEKPDAVPIVFCHGWPGSVLEFVPMLKLLKEKYTPKTLPYHIVVPALIGYGFSSPPPLDFPFTSLDNAGVFDAMMRGLGFGRENGKGVGYIVQGGDVGSYVARNSSRFESVLGVHVNFFPLLGSSSKLDTKGLDELDQRAMKRAVQWERWGQGYFWEHATKPATIGAVLESSPVALLAWIGEKLNDSGIPDSLNWTLAEVSLYWFTNSAATCLWQYKAGAGKDLDPNAQPPKRIDKPFGYSQFMAEIFPTPIEWIKSRTNLVFARRHAEGGHFAALEKPALLWGDVSEFAGIVLQQKAKL; this is encoded by the coding sequence atGGCGTTCAACAACCCCCCCTTTGCGCCGACGATCCCCGTGTCGCCGTTCGTGCCGCACATCCCGCAGAGCCGgatcgacgacctcaaggcgcggctggcggccgaggcgccgcgctcgacgacgtacGACAACTCGACTGGACCGGGACACctgggcgcgcgccgcaggtacctcgacgacgcgatcgcCAAGTGGCGCGACAGCTTCCGCTGGCgcgatgtcgaggaggagattgcccAGTTCCCAGGCTACATGGCGACGGTGCACCACCGGAACCACACGTACCGCGTGCACTACCTCGCGCTGTGGAGCGAGAAGCCGGACGCGGTCCCCATCGTCTTCTGCCACGGCTGGCCGGGCTCGGTGCTCGAGTTTGTCCCGATGctcaagctcctcaaggAAAAGTACACGCCCAAGACGCTGCCGTACCACATTGTCGTTCCCGCGCTCATCGGCTACGGGTTCTCGTCCCCGCCTCCCCTCGACTTCCCCTTCACGTCGCTCGACAATGCGGGCGTGTTTGACGCCATGATGCGCGGGCTTGGCTTCGGCCGCGAGAACGGCAAGGGCGTCGGATACATTGTGCAGGGCGGCGATGTCGGCTCGTACGTCGCGCGCAACAGCTCGCGCTTTGAgagcgtgctcggcgtgcacGTCAACTTCTTCCCGCTCCTCGGGTCGTCGTCCAAGCTCGACACCAAggggctcgacgagctcgaccagcgCGCGATGAAGCGCGCGGTGCAGTGGGAGCGCTGGGGACAGGGCTACTTCTGGGAGCACGCCACCAAGCCCGCAACCAttggcgccgtgctcgagagctcgcccgtcgcgctgctcgcgtgGATCGGCGAGAAGCTCAACGACTCGGGCATCCCCGACAGCCTCAACTggacgctcgccgaggtgtCGCTCTACTGGTTCACCAACTCGGCCGCCACCTGCCTGTGGCAGTACAAGGCTGGCGCCGGCAAAGACCTCGACCCGAACGCGCAGCCGCCCAAGCGCATCGACAAGCCGTTTGGCTACTCGCAGTTCATGGCCGAGATCTTCCCCACCCCGATCGAGTGGATCAAGTCGCGCACCAACCTCGTGtttgcgcgccgccacgccgaaGGCGGCCACTttgccgcgctcgagaagcCCGCCCTGCTGTGGGGCGACGTGAGCGAGTTTGCCGGTATTGTGCTGCAGCAAAAGGCCAAGCTGTAG
- the did2 gene encoding Vacuolar protein-sorting-associated protein 46, protein MSNLEKALFQLKFTAKTLQRQAKKANKDETAEKNKLKAALQKGNTEGARIYAQNAIRKKTEGLNLLRLASRIDAVASRVETAVTMRTVTQSMGNVVKGMDKAMESMNLERISLVMDKFESQFNDLDVQTSYMESTMSDTTALTTPQDQVDSLINQVADEAGLEIQHGLVENQVPTATPAVAQTEAPVEEDARLAERLRALRPAV, encoded by the exons ATGAGCAACCTTGAGA AGGCTCTCTTCCAGCTCAAG TTCACGGCCAAGACGCTGCAGCGtcaggccaagaaggccaacaaggacgagacggccgagaagaacaagctcaaggcg GCACTCCAGAAGGGCAACACGGAAGGCGCACGCATCTATGCCCAGAACGCTATCAGGAAGAAGACCGAGggcctcaacctcctccgcctggcCTCGCGTATCGACGCCGTTGCGAGTCGTGTCGAGACAGCCGTCACGATGAGGACGGTGACGCAGAGCATGGGCAACGTGGTCAAGGGCATGGACAAGGCGATGGAGAGTATGAACCTCgagagg ATATCCCTCGTCATGGACAAGTTCGAGTCGCAGTtcaacgacctcgacgtgCAGACGTCGTACATGGAGTCGACAATGTCGGACACGACGGCCCTCACGACACCGCAGGACCAGGTCGACAGCCTGATCAaccaggtcgccgacgaggccggcctcgagaTCCAGCACGGGCTCGTCGAGAACCAGGTGCCGACGGCCACGCCAGCCGTGGCCCAGACCGAGGCgccggtcgaggaggacgcccGTCTTGCCGAGCGTCTCCGTGCTCTCCGT CCCGCCGTTtaa
- the did2 gene encoding uncharacterized protein, translated as MDPILSTLGAPQTRRLSLPCSTQPRFLSQSTSERRLGERYDRTEEGAGVGAAASISATATAGSDASAFSRASSSIERMAARSASGGSRSTTSEKSSCLTAEIEYAYTPTMNATIAPPPCGWYDASACALVGALYGVGIVCRLSVVGRGR; from the exons ATGGACCCGATCTTGtcgacgctcggcgcgccccaGACGAGGAGGTTATCCTTGCCGTGCTCGACCCAGCCGCGGTTCTTGAGCCAGTCGACCTCGGAGAGGCGCTTGGGCGAGAGGTACGACAGGACCGAGGAGGGGGCAggcgtgggcgcggcggcctcgatctcggccACAGCGACGGCAGGCTCGGACGCGAGCGCcttctcgcgcgcctcgtcctcgattGAGCGGatggccgcgcgctccgcctcaGGGGGGAGCAGGTCAACAACGTCGGAAAAGTCGTCCTGCTTGACGGCGGAAATCGAGTACGCGTACACGCCGACGATGAATGCGACGATCGCGCCGCCG CCGTGCGGGTGGTACGATGCGTCGGcctgcgcgctcgtcggcgccttGTACGGTGTTGGCATTGTGTGTAGGTTGAGTGTTgtgggtcgaggtcgatga
- the DAD1_1 gene encoding Dolichyl-diphosphooligosaccharide--protein glycosyltransferase subunit DAD1: protein MSSAKSQSTQLQSSLSTLVSNYKSSVPARVKLIDAFLLFLMVSGIAQFGYRLVVTSHPYNAFVGGFGSTVGQFCLLAGLRAQIAPGRDQEFKEVSQERAFADFAAASVALHLFAFNFLG, encoded by the exons ATGTCGTCTGCAAAGTCCCAATCTACCCAGCTCCAGTCCTCCCTCTCGACCCTCGTGTCAAACTACAAGTCGAGCGTGCCCGCGCGCGTCAAGCTCATcgacgccttcctcctcttcctcatgGTCTCGGGCATTGCCCAGTTCGGAtaccgcctcgtcgtcacgaGCCACCCTTACAATGCGTTTGTTGGCGG ctTCGGCTCCACCGTCGGCCAGTtctgcctcctcgccggACTGAGGGCACAGATTGCCCCAGGCCGCGACCAGGAGTTCAAGGAGGTCTCGCAGGAGCG cgcGTTCGCCGACTTTGCCGCCGCATCAGTCGCGCTGCACCTCTTTGCGTTCAACTTCCTTGGTTAG